In Hyla sarda isolate aHylSar1 chromosome 12, aHylSar1.hap1, whole genome shotgun sequence, a genomic segment contains:
- the AURKA gene encoding aurora kinase A isoform X1: protein MEQRSAKENRSGLPGCNVKSFASMADGPKRIPVTQQHAVQAKQASTGIAPQRVLCSSNMPQRVLTQKPVVSNQKQQTAQLTTQMLPKPTASVPHPCRPPAVMESKEPALTSTSADDSVFPAPVVEKTTADQNKAPAGILKEEGKKKQWSLEDFEIGRPLGKGKFGNVYLAREKQSKFILALKVLFKSQLEKAGVEHQLRREVEIQSHLRHPNILRLYGYFHDATRVYLILDYAPRGELYRELQRCTRFDDQRSATYINELADALLYCHSKKVIHRDIKPENLLLGSNGELKIADFGWSVHAPSSRRTTLCGTLDYLPPEMIEGRMHDEKVDLWSLGVLCYEFLVGKPPFEAETHQETYRRISKVEYQFPSYVCEGARDLIAKLLKHNPNQRLPLKDVLEHPWIVQNSTKKAQGNPGKMQ from the exons ATGGAGCAGCGATCTGCCAAGGAGAACCGCAGTGGGCTTCCTGGCTGTAATGTGAAG AGCTTTGCCTCTATGGCTGATGGACCTAAACGTATACCAGTTACCCAGCAACATGCTGTCCAGGCAAAGCAAGCTAGTACTGGGATAGCCCCACAAAGAGTCTTGTGCTCTTCCAACATGCCCCAGAGAGTGCTAACTCAAAAACCTGTAGTATCCAATCAGAAGCAACAGACTGCACAACTGACCACTCAGATGCTGCCAAAGCCAACTGCTTCTGTGCCACATCCATGCAGACCGCCGGCGGTGATGGAAAGCAAGGAGCCGGCCCTGACCAGTACATCAGCAG ATGACTCTGTTTTTCCAGCACCAGTTGTAGAAAAGACTACTGCTGATCAGAACAAGGCTCCAGCTGGAATCCTCAAGGAAGAGGGGAAAAA GAAGCAGTGGAGTCTTGAAGACTTTGAAATTGGGCGTCCTTTAGGAAAAGGAAAGTTTGGCAATGTGTACTTGGCCCGAGAAAAGCAGAGTAAATTTATCCTAGCACTGAAGGTTTTGTTCAAGTCCCAGCTGGAGAAGGCTGGGGTGGAACATCAATTGCGCCGGGAGGTGGAAATTCAGTCTCACCTGAG GCATCCTAACATTCTCCGGCTGTATGGCTACTTTCACGATGCCACCAGAGTATACCTCATCTTGGATTATGCCCCCCGTGGGGAGCTCTACAGGGAACTTCAGAGGTGCACAAGATTTGATGATCAGAGATCTGCTACT TATATTAATGAGCTGGCAGATGCCCTGCTTTATTGCCATTCCAAAAAAGTCATACACAGGGATATAAAGCCTGAGAATCTTCTTCTGGGGTCCAATGGTGAACTGAAGATTGCAGACTTTGGCTGGTCAGTGCATGCGCCATCTTCAAG GAGAACCACCTTGTGTGGAACGCTGGACTACTTGCCCCCTGAGATGATTGAGGGTCGGATGCACGATGAGAAGGTTGACCTGTGGAGTCTTGGTGTCCTGTGCTATGAgtttctggttgggaaacctccATTTGAAGCTGAAACTCACCAAGAAACCTACCGCAGAATTTCAAAG GTGGAGTACCAGTTCCCTTCCTATGTCTGTGAGGGCGCCAGAGACCTAATAGCTAAACTTCTGAAGCACAACCCCAACCAAAGGCTGCCTTTAAAGGATGTACTTGAACATCCCTGGATTGTACAGAACTCCACAAAGAAGGCACAGGGCAACCCAGGCAAGATGCAGTGA
- the AURKA gene encoding aurora kinase A isoform X2 gives MEQRSAKENRSGLPGCNVKSFASMADGPKRIPVTQQHAVQAKQASTGIAPQRVLCSSNMPQRVLTQKPVVSNQKQQTAQLTTQMLPKPTASVPHPCRPPAVMESKEPALTSTSAAPVVEKTTADQNKAPAGILKEEGKKKQWSLEDFEIGRPLGKGKFGNVYLAREKQSKFILALKVLFKSQLEKAGVEHQLRREVEIQSHLRHPNILRLYGYFHDATRVYLILDYAPRGELYRELQRCTRFDDQRSATYINELADALLYCHSKKVIHRDIKPENLLLGSNGELKIADFGWSVHAPSSRRTTLCGTLDYLPPEMIEGRMHDEKVDLWSLGVLCYEFLVGKPPFEAETHQETYRRISKVEYQFPSYVCEGARDLIAKLLKHNPNQRLPLKDVLEHPWIVQNSTKKAQGNPGKMQ, from the exons ATGGAGCAGCGATCTGCCAAGGAGAACCGCAGTGGGCTTCCTGGCTGTAATGTGAAG AGCTTTGCCTCTATGGCTGATGGACCTAAACGTATACCAGTTACCCAGCAACATGCTGTCCAGGCAAAGCAAGCTAGTACTGGGATAGCCCCACAAAGAGTCTTGTGCTCTTCCAACATGCCCCAGAGAGTGCTAACTCAAAAACCTGTAGTATCCAATCAGAAGCAACAGACTGCACAACTGACCACTCAGATGCTGCCAAAGCCAACTGCTTCTGTGCCACATCCATGCAGACCGCCGGCGGTGATGGAAAGCAAGGAGCCGGCCCTGACCAGTACATCAGCAG CACCAGTTGTAGAAAAGACTACTGCTGATCAGAACAAGGCTCCAGCTGGAATCCTCAAGGAAGAGGGGAAAAA GAAGCAGTGGAGTCTTGAAGACTTTGAAATTGGGCGTCCTTTAGGAAAAGGAAAGTTTGGCAATGTGTACTTGGCCCGAGAAAAGCAGAGTAAATTTATCCTAGCACTGAAGGTTTTGTTCAAGTCCCAGCTGGAGAAGGCTGGGGTGGAACATCAATTGCGCCGGGAGGTGGAAATTCAGTCTCACCTGAG GCATCCTAACATTCTCCGGCTGTATGGCTACTTTCACGATGCCACCAGAGTATACCTCATCTTGGATTATGCCCCCCGTGGGGAGCTCTACAGGGAACTTCAGAGGTGCACAAGATTTGATGATCAGAGATCTGCTACT TATATTAATGAGCTGGCAGATGCCCTGCTTTATTGCCATTCCAAAAAAGTCATACACAGGGATATAAAGCCTGAGAATCTTCTTCTGGGGTCCAATGGTGAACTGAAGATTGCAGACTTTGGCTGGTCAGTGCATGCGCCATCTTCAAG GAGAACCACCTTGTGTGGAACGCTGGACTACTTGCCCCCTGAGATGATTGAGGGTCGGATGCACGATGAGAAGGTTGACCTGTGGAGTCTTGGTGTCCTGTGCTATGAgtttctggttgggaaacctccATTTGAAGCTGAAACTCACCAAGAAACCTACCGCAGAATTTCAAAG GTGGAGTACCAGTTCCCTTCCTATGTCTGTGAGGGCGCCAGAGACCTAATAGCTAAACTTCTGAAGCACAACCCCAACCAAAGGCTGCCTTTAAAGGATGTACTTGAACATCCCTGGATTGTACAGAACTCCACAAAGAAGGCACAGGGCAACCCAGGCAAGATGCAGTGA